Proteins from a single region of Bdellovibrio bacteriovorus HD100:
- a CDS encoding isoprenyl transferase, with the protein MGMPKHIAIIMDGNGRWAQLKRRPRTFGHIKGTRVAKKIITACSRRGIKNLTLYAFSTENWFRPQEEVSLLMLILSRYLKRETENLVKENIRFSVIGDLSRLPLDVANAIEKSIEATSQCTGLNLVFALSYGSRQEITQAVRDIAEKVAAGEISPAEIDESVINSALSTFPTPDPDLIIRTSGEQRLSNFLLWQAAYSEFYFTEVLWPNFTESHLDEALQAFAMRQRRYGKVSSNDNNHEKLPN; encoded by the coding sequence ATGGGAATGCCAAAACATATTGCCATCATTATGGACGGGAACGGTCGTTGGGCTCAGCTCAAACGCCGTCCTCGCACGTTCGGGCATATCAAAGGCACCCGTGTCGCAAAAAAGATCATCACGGCGTGTTCACGCCGTGGGATCAAAAACCTGACCCTGTACGCTTTCAGCACGGAAAACTGGTTCCGCCCTCAAGAGGAAGTAAGCCTTTTGATGCTGATCCTGAGCCGTTACCTGAAACGCGAAACCGAAAATCTGGTCAAAGAAAACATCCGCTTCTCGGTGATCGGCGATCTGTCCCGCCTTCCTCTAGATGTTGCCAATGCCATCGAAAAATCCATCGAAGCCACATCTCAATGCACAGGCCTGAATCTGGTCTTTGCCTTGAGCTATGGTTCTCGCCAGGAAATCACCCAGGCCGTGCGTGATATCGCGGAAAAAGTCGCCGCCGGGGAAATCTCCCCTGCGGAAATCGACGAATCCGTGATCAACTCCGCCCTGAGCACTTTCCCGACGCCGGATCCGGATCTGATCATCCGCACCAGCGGCGAGCAGCGACTTTCGAACTTCCTTCTGTGGCAGGCTGCGTACTCTGAATTCTATTTTACAGAAGTACTGTGGCCCAACTTCACCGAGTCTCACCTCGACGAAGCCCTTCAGGCTTTTGCGATGAGACAACGCCGTTATGGCAAGGTCTCATCCAATGACAACAACCATGAAAAGCTTCCTAACTAG
- a CDS encoding phosphatidate cytidylyltransferase, with translation MKSFLTRAVSALIALAIIIGLYVSLGVLGLKIAVGLIVVIGNWELIGILFHNEKSKVIKTLFRLMTYAVFAASITSLSMGSIIYALATIVMIITVLLSSHKEGNLEYMASAQAKSALGLFYMGLLPSFAFRLLDQAYGLYWFIFLLAVVFAGDTLAYVFGVLFGKNKVMPSVSPKKSWQGSIGGIIGSVAAGLICWLFLFPENSVGVFLLLGGISGFVGQFGDFFESLLKRVADVKDSGKIMPGHGGVLDRVDGVLFASPVVLGGVLILSHLLS, from the coding sequence ATGAAAAGCTTCCTAACTAGAGCGGTTTCGGCCCTTATTGCCCTTGCGATCATCATCGGACTTTATGTCTCGTTGGGGGTTCTGGGACTGAAAATCGCCGTGGGTCTGATTGTTGTCATCGGCAACTGGGAACTGATCGGCATTTTGTTCCACAATGAAAAATCCAAAGTCATAAAAACTCTTTTCCGACTGATGACCTATGCCGTGTTCGCAGCGTCGATCACTTCTTTGAGCATGGGTTCCATCATCTATGCTTTGGCGACCATCGTGATGATCATCACAGTTCTTTTGTCTTCTCACAAAGAAGGCAATCTGGAATACATGGCCTCAGCTCAGGCAAAATCTGCGCTGGGTCTGTTCTATATGGGTCTTTTGCCTTCCTTTGCTTTCCGTTTATTGGATCAGGCGTATGGACTTTACTGGTTCATCTTCCTGCTGGCGGTAGTATTTGCTGGCGACACTCTGGCGTATGTTTTTGGCGTCTTGTTTGGCAAAAACAAAGTCATGCCTTCTGTATCCCCTAAAAAATCCTGGCAGGGTTCTATCGGGGGCATCATCGGCTCTGTGGCGGCAGGTCTGATCTGCTGGTTGTTCCTGTTTCCGGAAAACAGCGTGGGTGTCTTCCTGCTTCTGGGTGGCATCTCTGGGTTTGTGGGCCAGTTCGGAGACTTCTTCGAATCTTTGCTAAAACGTGTGGCGGATGTGAAGGATTCGGGCAAAATCATGCCAGGTCATGGTGGTGTCTTGGATCGAGTCGATGGGGTCCTATTCGCAAGTCCTGTTGTTTTGGGCGGAGTTTTGATTCTATCTCATCTTTTGTCCTAA
- the rseP gene encoding RIP metalloprotease RseP, which produces MDIFSFLQSGLSAIVPFVILLGILIFVHELGHFLVARWCGVRVEVFSLGFGKKLLTYKKGDTTYALSLIPLGGYVKMFGEQNGEGISEEDKKVSFTHKNVWQRIAIVLAGPLMNFFFAILVFFTVALIGEDAKIPVLGDVAKDSPAYTAGFRSGDQIVSINQKPITTWEDVQRTLSLKESHDLHIDVDVKREGTGESLTVSTTAKPEPNPNVLSSYEYMANVEGISPYSAGTTIGVLEKSPLHALGLRTGDTITSINGVKVSYWRSLEDTLAKFSAKEPLTLEVMGMREGDKADKTITVTMAPIESIKAFSLASLGLESSELYLSRVIEGSPAQAAGLRAGDRLVTINKITLSKWEDVLNNIKSFDGKNPVALSVLREGKTIELEITPKMTTQMTASGAEEKRYTIGISPIPNIAMPELMTLRSSNPVDALIRGTEKTWEVSVMTVMSFVRLFQAKISPKNIGGVISIGQAASETFKIGITQFLQMMAIISVNLFILNLLPVPVLDGGHLVFYVIELVKGAPLSMKKMEIAQQVGLAILMSLMIFALFNDFTRLFGL; this is translated from the coding sequence ATGGATATTTTCTCATTCTTACAATCTGGTTTGTCTGCAATTGTTCCATTTGTCATCCTGCTGGGGATCCTGATCTTCGTTCATGAGCTGGGACACTTCCTTGTCGCCCGCTGGTGCGGAGTGCGTGTTGAAGTCTTCAGTCTGGGCTTTGGAAAAAAGCTGCTGACCTATAAAAAAGGTGACACCACTTATGCGCTTTCATTGATCCCGCTGGGTGGATACGTGAAAATGTTCGGCGAACAAAACGGCGAAGGCATTTCGGAAGAGGACAAGAAAGTCTCTTTCACCCATAAAAACGTATGGCAGCGTATCGCCATCGTTCTGGCCGGTCCGTTGATGAACTTCTTCTTTGCGATCCTGGTGTTCTTCACCGTGGCCCTGATTGGTGAAGATGCCAAGATCCCGGTTCTGGGTGATGTGGCGAAAGACTCCCCGGCTTACACGGCGGGCTTCCGCTCGGGGGATCAGATTGTTTCCATCAACCAAAAGCCGATCACCACCTGGGAAGATGTCCAGCGCACCCTTTCCTTAAAAGAAAGTCATGACCTGCACATCGATGTCGATGTGAAACGTGAAGGCACGGGTGAATCCCTGACGGTTTCCACCACCGCCAAGCCGGAACCAAATCCAAATGTTCTTTCCAGCTATGAATACATGGCCAATGTGGAAGGGATCTCTCCTTATTCTGCGGGCACAACGATCGGGGTTTTGGAAAAATCTCCGCTGCATGCTTTGGGTCTGCGCACCGGTGACACCATCACCAGTATCAATGGCGTAAAGGTTTCTTACTGGAGATCCTTGGAAGACACTTTGGCAAAATTCAGCGCCAAAGAGCCTTTGACGTTGGAAGTGATGGGCATGCGCGAAGGCGACAAGGCCGACAAAACCATCACCGTGACTATGGCGCCGATTGAATCCATCAAGGCGTTTTCACTGGCTTCTTTGGGTCTTGAAAGTTCCGAATTGTATCTGTCCCGCGTGATTGAAGGCTCCCCGGCTCAGGCCGCAGGTCTTCGTGCCGGGGACCGTCTGGTGACTATCAACAAGATCACTTTGTCCAAGTGGGAAGATGTCCTGAACAACATCAAGTCCTTCGATGGCAAAAATCCGGTGGCGTTGTCGGTTCTGCGTGAAGGCAAAACGATCGAACTTGAAATCACTCCGAAGATGACCACACAGATGACCGCTTCCGGTGCCGAGGAAAAACGTTATACCATCGGTATTTCGCCAATTCCGAACATCGCTATGCCGGAACTGATGACCCTTCGTTCTTCCAACCCGGTGGATGCTTTGATCCGCGGCACAGAAAAAACGTGGGAAGTCTCGGTCATGACAGTCATGAGCTTTGTTCGTTTGTTCCAGGCCAAGATCTCTCCGAAAAACATCGGTGGTGTGATCTCTATCGGTCAGGCGGCCAGCGAAACATTCAAGATCGGTATCACTCAGTTCCTGCAGATGATGGCTATTATCTCTGTGAATCTGTTCATCCTGAATTTGCTGCCGGTGCCGGTCCTTGACGGTGGTCACCTGGTGTTCTATGTGATTGAGCTGGTCAAAGGTGCTCCACTGAGCATGAAGAAAATGGAAATCGCCCAGCAAGTGGGTCTGGCGATTTTGATGAGTCTTATGATCTTTGCCCTGTTTAATGACTTCACCCGCTTGTTTGGTCTATGA
- the tsaB gene encoding tRNA (adenosine(37)-N6)-threonylcarbamoyltransferase complex dimerization subunit type 1 TsaB — protein sequence METSTAVGGVAIIVDGKIVAEETTLRQKTHSEIISPFTEHCLQKAGLKLEDIDVFAVGQGPGSFTGIRVAANAGKTFSYSFNKPLVTIDSLVLLAERARGSDKPVLAIINAYKNMVYTGLFDMSGEEPKYLKGPAAIPVRELSQHISQDVLVVGDGWEAYHEYFPEELSKKMHRDSTLPDYPLATTLGLMAEARAKKGQTLDWKSFVPLYIRASEAEETKKGILISPLK from the coding sequence ATGGAAACCAGCACCGCCGTCGGCGGTGTTGCCATCATCGTGGATGGGAAAATTGTCGCCGAGGAAACCACTTTGCGACAAAAAACCCATAGCGAAATCATCTCTCCTTTCACTGAACACTGCCTGCAAAAAGCCGGATTAAAACTTGAAGACATCGACGTCTTTGCCGTGGGCCAGGGCCCGGGCAGTTTCACCGGCATCCGTGTGGCCGCCAATGCGGGAAAGACTTTTTCCTACAGCTTCAACAAACCTCTAGTCACAATTGATTCTTTGGTTCTGTTGGCTGAACGCGCGCGCGGATCTGACAAACCGGTTCTGGCCATCATCAATGCCTATAAAAACATGGTGTACACCGGTCTTTTTGATATGTCCGGTGAGGAACCGAAGTATCTGAAAGGCCCGGCGGCCATTCCCGTTCGGGAACTTTCCCAGCACATCAGTCAGGACGTCCTGGTCGTTGGTGACGGGTGGGAGGCTTATCATGAGTACTTCCCCGAAGAACTTTCCAAGAAAATGCATCGCGATTCCACCCTGCCGGACTATCCGCTGGCGACCACTTTGGGTCTGATGGCGGAAGCCCGTGCAAAAAAAGGTCAAACTTTGGACTGGAAATCGTTTGTTCCTCTTTATATTCGCGCCTCTGAAGCCGAAGAGACAAAAAAAGGGATTCTTATCTCACCATTGAAATAG
- a CDS encoding P-loop NTPase, translating to MDKAVLEFKPTHANKDHDTKLWVVASGKGGVGKTFVSSSLGMTLSKLGHSVVIVDLDLSGSNIHTVLGLNPSHMNIRHYFEGAKTLQELVIPTPYPHLSYVQGFWDSWTPTDFSHNQIQSLIPQLKNLRADYVIVDLGAGALEAHLELFKVADEKFLITTPEPTSIEKTYRFIESFMCYSLRENSTPDAYGNMISTLRNHRQRTLSKPFSFRSYLKEETGIHYDFFEALSSTPVRLLVNTSRNQANDDLGHSMKSVCNKYYDLGIDYIGAIDYDNAVWQSVRVREHVLVAQPFTPLAGQFLATCKQLIAPEELRAVV from the coding sequence ATGGATAAGGCTGTATTGGAATTCAAACCGACCCACGCAAATAAAGACCATGACACCAAACTATGGGTTGTCGCTTCCGGTAAAGGTGGTGTGGGTAAAACGTTTGTATCCTCTTCCCTGGGCATGACTCTTTCCAAATTGGGCCACTCCGTCGTGATCGTGGATCTGGATCTTTCCGGTTCCAACATCCACACTGTTCTGGGTTTGAATCCTTCCCACATGAATATCCGTCACTACTTTGAAGGTGCTAAAACCCTGCAAGAGCTGGTGATCCCGACTCCGTATCCGCATCTTTCTTACGTTCAGGGCTTCTGGGATTCCTGGACACCGACTGATTTTTCCCACAACCAGATTCAAAGCCTGATCCCGCAGCTGAAAAATCTGCGTGCTGATTATGTGATCGTGGACCTGGGGGCTGGGGCTTTGGAAGCTCACCTGGAGCTGTTCAAAGTCGCTGATGAAAAGTTCCTGATCACGACTCCGGAACCAACCAGCATCGAAAAGACTTATCGTTTTATTGAATCCTTCATGTGCTATTCCCTGCGTGAAAATTCCACGCCGGATGCTTACGGCAACATGATTTCCACTTTGCGAAATCACCGCCAAAGAACTTTGAGCAAACCGTTTTCTTTCCGCTCTTATCTGAAAGAAGAAACCGGCATTCACTATGACTTCTTTGAAGCTCTTTCCTCAACACCAGTTCGTTTGTTGGTGAATACGTCCCGCAATCAGGCCAACGATGACTTGGGTCACTCGATGAAAAGTGTCTGTAACAAGTACTACGACCTTGGTATTGATTATATCGGTGCGATTGATTATGACAATGCGGTGTGGCAGTCCGTGCGTGTGAGAGAACACGTCCTTGTCGCACAACCCTTCACTCCCCTTGCAGGACAATTTTTGGCAACCTGCAAACAACTTATTGCTCCAGAGGAGCTTCGCGCCGTAGTATAA
- a CDS encoding helix-turn-helix domain-containing protein encodes MQATSRYNYYEVLELTANAPQHEVTTAYERARSTYSGDNPAIYTIFSEQEARELLVVIEEAYQVLGNKILRNIYDQRLLSGRSSLNDLTYESILEASKQVFPETKVEKPAAAYQKDESFEKEIAARTDWDGAFLKKVREYKKITTQRMSEITKINSYYVTAIENMDPGNLPVVVFVRGYVVQIAKALGLDEKKVADSYMTHFKNKLGK; translated from the coding sequence ATGCAAGCGACGTCTAGATACAACTATTACGAAGTCCTGGAACTCACAGCCAACGCCCCTCAACATGAGGTGACGACGGCCTATGAGCGCGCTCGCTCGACTTATTCCGGGGACAATCCGGCGATCTACACTATTTTCTCTGAACAGGAAGCCCGTGAGCTTCTGGTTGTGATCGAAGAGGCCTATCAGGTTCTTGGTAACAAAATCCTTCGCAATATCTATGATCAAAGACTTTTGTCCGGCCGTTCTTCTTTGAACGATCTGACATATGAGTCCATCCTGGAAGCCAGCAAGCAGGTTTTCCCTGAAACCAAAGTTGAAAAACCAGCAGCGGCTTATCAGAAGGATGAATCCTTTGAAAAAGAAATCGCCGCCCGCACTGACTGGGATGGCGCTTTCCTTAAAAAGGTTCGTGAGTACAAAAAGATCACCACTCAACGCATGAGTGAGATCACCAAAATCAATTCCTACTATGTCACAGCCATTGAAAACATGGATCCGGGCAATCTGCCGGTTGTGGTTTTCGTTCGTGGTTATGTGGTGCAAATTGCCAAAGCTTTGGGTCTGGACGAAAAAAAGGTCGCCGACTCTTACATGACACACTTTAAAAACAAACTTGGAAAATAA
- a CDS encoding RluA family pseudouridine synthase, giving the protein MENKNNTTISVTATAEMSGLRLDKAMALIPEIGTRSRASHLLESNSVLLNGKPAKASVAIKENDLIEIQLPEPEPTELQPFDLKLDVLFEDEDLIVINKPAGLVVHPAAGHAHDTLVNALIHHTDDLSMKFGEERPGIVHRLDKETSGIIVIAKNDKAHESLTSQFKERSTHRIYYAVCLGTARTLSGSVRSFLARHPVDRKRYASVLGDDRKPLTDPNDDPGLGKWAVTHFEVLQRKSGMSYLKLKLETGRTHQIRVHMSESGLPIAGDTLYGADRKIKSIEARATQEDLRTLPRFLLHAAELGFTHPRTKERMFFTKDWPEDVLVLIKKWGLL; this is encoded by the coding sequence TTGGAAAATAAGAACAACACGACTATTTCGGTCACTGCCACAGCAGAGATGAGTGGACTTCGCCTTGATAAAGCGATGGCGCTTATTCCTGAAATCGGCACCCGTTCTCGCGCAAGCCACCTGCTTGAAAGCAACTCGGTTCTGCTAAACGGGAAGCCCGCCAAAGCCTCTGTCGCCATCAAAGAAAACGACCTGATTGAAATTCAACTGCCAGAACCTGAACCGACCGAACTTCAGCCCTTTGATCTGAAGCTGGATGTGCTGTTTGAAGATGAAGATCTGATCGTCATCAACAAACCCGCCGGCCTTGTTGTTCACCCGGCGGCGGGACATGCGCATGACACTTTGGTGAATGCATTGATCCATCATACGGATGATCTTTCCATGAAATTTGGCGAAGAACGTCCCGGCATCGTGCACCGCCTGGATAAAGAAACCAGCGGCATCATCGTCATTGCCAAAAACGACAAAGCCCATGAATCTCTGACTTCACAGTTCAAAGAGCGCAGCACGCATAGAATTTACTATGCTGTGTGCCTGGGCACCGCCCGCACTCTGTCCGGCAGTGTTCGCAGTTTCCTGGCCCGCCACCCGGTGGATCGCAAACGTTATGCTTCTGTACTGGGGGATGACCGCAAGCCCCTGACTGATCCGAACGACGATCCGGGTCTGGGCAAATGGGCTGTGACTCACTTTGAAGTGCTGCAAAGAAAAAGCGGCATGAGCTATCTGAAACTAAAACTTGAAACCGGACGGACACACCAAATTCGTGTGCACATGTCTGAAAGCGGCCTGCCGATTGCCGGTGACACTTTGTATGGAGCCGATCGCAAGATCAAATCCATCGAAGCCCGCGCGACCCAGGAAGACCTTCGCACTTTACCAAGATTCCTGCTGCACGCAGCAGAACTGGGTTTCACCCATCCCCGCACCAAAGAGCGCATGTTCTTCACAAAGGACTGGCCTGAAGATGTTCTGGTGCTGATTAAAAAATGGGGTTTACTGTGA
- the pgeF gene encoding peptidoglycan editing factor PgeF, with protein sequence MNLEKTPLGYELKTPHITAFFGGAAAPLADLKSAYPQFDFVRLKQIHSDAVIESKDSSLDYQVLGDAHFSRTKNLALCVITADCVPVLFYHHGTGLVSGVHAGWRGVANRIIPKTVQKLISEGAVASELDVIIGPHIQKNSFEVGNDVRDQILSSLGPLSPAERAQYFQNLEDGKSLMDLNLVVRTQLEQEGIVLERLFDLHIDTVTNNEFHSYRRDKEKSGRQISFICRTS encoded by the coding sequence GTGAACCTGGAAAAAACCCCGCTTGGATATGAACTCAAAACCCCGCATATCACGGCTTTCTTCGGTGGGGCTGCGGCTCCGCTGGCGGACTTAAAATCCGCGTATCCTCAGTTTGATTTTGTCCGTCTAAAACAAATTCACAGCGATGCCGTCATTGAAAGCAAGGACAGTTCTTTGGACTATCAGGTGCTAGGGGACGCGCATTTTTCCCGCACCAAAAATCTGGCCCTGTGTGTGATCACCGCTGACTGTGTGCCGGTGCTTTTCTATCATCATGGCACTGGCTTAGTTTCCGGTGTTCACGCCGGCTGGCGCGGAGTTGCCAACAGAATTATCCCCAAGACCGTACAGAAACTTATTTCTGAAGGCGCTGTGGCTTCAGAGCTGGACGTGATCATCGGCCCACACATCCAGAAAAACAGTTTCGAAGTCGGAAACGACGTGCGCGATCAGATTCTTTCCAGCCTGGGACCTTTAAGCCCGGCGGAACGCGCTCAGTACTTCCAGAATCTGGAAGACGGAAAGTCTTTGATGGATTTGAATCTTGTCGTGCGCACCCAGCTTGAACAAGAGGGGATCGTCCTAGAGCGCTTGTTTGACCTGCATATTGATACGGTCACCAACAATGAATTTCATTCTTACCGCCGGGACAAAGAAAAGTCCGGGCGCCAGATCAGTTTCATCTGCCGAACCTCATGA
- a CDS encoding DNA-3-methyladenine glycosylase produces the protein MILPQEFYFEDTTLVAQSLLGKVLNIRTDSGIQKARIIETEAYLGIEDPACHTFEDRRTERTKSMYLDGGHSYVYMIYGMYFCLNFVTRTHQHPEAVLIRAVEPLPAQENLRKKDLKTNGPGKLCKYYGITRKHDGLKLWKKSSDLYVTDEDFKVSKKQIIPTARVGVDYAGEAAKWPLRFYLRDHLFVSKK, from the coding sequence ATGATACTGCCACAAGAATTTTACTTTGAAGACACGACCCTGGTGGCTCAGTCTCTTCTGGGAAAAGTTCTGAATATCCGCACTGACAGTGGAATCCAAAAAGCCCGCATCATCGAAACCGAAGCCTATCTAGGCATTGAAGACCCCGCCTGTCATACATTTGAAGACCGTCGCACCGAACGCACCAAATCCATGTATCTGGATGGCGGGCATTCTTATGTGTATATGATTTATGGAATGTATTTTTGCCTGAATTTTGTGACCCGCACCCATCAACACCCGGAAGCGGTTTTGATCCGTGCGGTGGAACCTTTGCCAGCACAGGAAAATCTGCGCAAGAAAGATTTAAAAACCAACGGTCCGGGCAAGCTTTGCAAGTACTACGGCATCACCCGAAAGCATGACGGTCTGAAGCTGTGGAAGAAAAGTTCTGATCTGTATGTGACGGACGAGGACTTCAAAGTTTCCAAAAAACAAATCATCCCCACGGCGCGTGTGGGTGTTGATTATGCCGGTGAAGCGGCAAAATGGCCTCTGCGTTTCTATCTGCGCGATCATCTGTTCGTTTCTAAAAAGTGA
- the trhA gene encoding PAQR family membrane homeostasis protein TrhA, with the protein MIQKIEHGERLNVVTHAIGALLALVGCALLLGLAATKHDTWKIFSFGVYAVCTVGLYCISTIYHGTRGERKKLYRRLDYIGIYLKIAGGYTPYALLALRGTLGWVILGIVWSLAVVGIFWELLNPKNRLPSLLLYSTMAVTIFPFIKYLMDAIPPMGFAMIIAGFISYGIGMIFFLNDERIKHGHGVWHVCVMGGTALQYLCLLIYFT; encoded by the coding sequence ATGATTCAGAAGATCGAACATGGAGAAAGACTCAACGTCGTCACCCACGCCATCGGAGCGTTGCTGGCGCTGGTCGGGTGTGCTCTGCTTCTTGGGCTTGCAGCCACAAAACATGACACCTGGAAAATCTTCAGCTTCGGTGTGTATGCGGTTTGTACTGTCGGTCTTTACTGCATTTCAACCATCTATCATGGCACCCGTGGTGAAAGAAAAAAACTATATCGCCGCTTAGACTATATCGGCATCTATCTGAAAATCGCCGGCGGTTACACGCCGTATGCGCTGCTGGCTTTGCGCGGAACTTTGGGTTGGGTGATTCTGGGAATCGTCTGGTCTTTAGCGGTGGTGGGGATTTTCTGGGAACTTCTAAATCCGAAAAACCGTCTGCCTTCACTGCTTTTGTATTCCACCATGGCCGTGACGATCTTCCCGTTTATCAAATACCTGATGGATGCGATTCCGCCGATGGGTTTTGCGATGATCATCGCGGGCTTCATCAGCTATGGCATCGGCATGATCTTTTTCCTGAATGACGAACGCATCAAACACGGCCACGGCGTGTGGCACGTCTGCGTGATGGGCGGAACCGCCCTGCAATACCTTTGTCTTCTGATTTATTTCACTTAA
- a CDS encoding cystathionine gamma-synthase yields the protein MKKMNDNLGFSTRAIHAGQAPDPSTGAIMTPVYLTSTYVQESPGVHKGWEYSRTHNPTRHAYESCMASLEGGKHGFAFSSGCAATTTVLHLLKGGDHVIAMDDMYGGTFRLFDKILKHDGMEFSFVDLTKVENFEKAVKPNTKLVWLETPTNPTLKLVDIKKIAAIAKAKGILVAVDNTFMSPYFQRPLELGADIVVHSATKYIGGHSDTVGGMVVVSRADLAERMAFLSNGIGATQGAFDSFMFLRSLKTLPLRMKAHQENAMAIAKFLESHPKVDKVIYPGLESHPQHALAKEQMHGFGGMITFYIKGGLDSARKFLENVNVFSLAESLGGVESLIEHPAIMTHASVPPENRKALGIDDTLIRLSVGVEDLNDLIADLKTAFDKA from the coding sequence ATGAAAAAAATGAACGACAACCTTGGTTTTTCCACTCGTGCGATTCATGCCGGCCAAGCTCCGGATCCTTCCACGGGCGCCATCATGACGCCGGTTTATCTGACCTCGACTTACGTACAAGAATCTCCTGGTGTTCACAAAGGCTGGGAATATTCCCGCACGCACAATCCCACTCGTCACGCTTACGAAAGCTGCATGGCAAGTTTGGAGGGTGGCAAACATGGTTTTGCGTTTTCTTCCGGTTGCGCGGCAACGACAACTGTATTGCATCTTCTAAAAGGTGGCGATCATGTGATTGCCATGGATGACATGTACGGCGGCACCTTCCGTCTGTTTGACAAAATCCTTAAGCACGACGGCATGGAGTTTTCTTTCGTTGATCTGACGAAGGTTGAAAACTTTGAAAAAGCCGTAAAACCAAACACCAAGCTGGTATGGTTGGAAACTCCGACCAATCCGACTTTGAAACTGGTTGATATCAAAAAAATCGCAGCCATTGCCAAAGCCAAAGGCATTCTGGTAGCGGTTGATAACACGTTCATGAGCCCCTACTTCCAAAGACCTTTGGAGCTGGGTGCGGATATCGTGGTTCATTCTGCGACAAAATACATCGGCGGCCACAGTGATACGGTCGGCGGTATGGTCGTTGTATCCCGCGCGGATCTGGCAGAAAGAATGGCGTTCCTGAGCAACGGTATCGGGGCGACTCAAGGGGCGTTTGATTCCTTCATGTTCCTGAGAAGTTTGAAAACTTTGCCACTTCGTATGAAGGCCCATCAGGAAAACGCCATGGCGATTGCGAAGTTTTTGGAATCTCATCCAAAAGTGGACAAAGTCATCTATCCGGGTCTGGAAAGCCATCCTCAGCATGCTTTGGCGAAAGAACAAATGCATGGTTTCGGTGGGATGATCACTTTCTACATCAAAGGGGGCCTGGATTCGGCTCGTAAGTTCCTGGAAAACGTGAATGTCTTTTCATTGGCCGAGAGTTTGGGAGGGGTTGAGTCCCTGATCGAGCATCCGGCGATTATGACGCACGCCTCCGTTCCACCTGAAAACCGCAAGGCTTTGGGGATCGACGACACCCTGATCCGCCTTTCTGTAGGTGTAGAGGATCTGAACGACCTGATTGCCGACCTTAAAACTGCTTTTGATAAGGCTTAA